One Cryptomeria japonica chromosome 9, Sugi_1.0, whole genome shotgun sequence genomic window carries:
- the LOC131056738 gene encoding uncharacterized protein LOC131056738 has translation MVMVHLRKDRFPKGSHSKLMTRRTGPCEILDKYGLNAYKIELPDDISISPIFNVSDITLYMIPTRVESPGQSIQKSEEWMKHLPPEELPKMECILDSQETKKTRHKTYFEHLVKWKGLLDSEATWMLEEDIKKQGGDLQKLVSKST, from the coding sequence atggtcatggttcatcttagAAAGGACAGGTTTCCCAAGGGAAGCCATAGCAAGTTGATGACGAGAAGGACTGGACCTTgtgaaattttggataaatatggtcTTAATGCCTATAAAATTGAACTCCCTGATGATAtttctatttcacctatatttaatgtttctgatATAACATTGTATATGATTCCTACTAGAGTAGAAAGTCCAGGTCAGTCTATTCAAAAAAGTGAAGAGTGGATGAAGCACTTACCACCTGAGGAGCTGCCtaagatggagtgcattttggatagcCAGGAAACCAAGAAAACAAGGCACAAGACCTATTTTGAGCACTTAGTTAAATGGAAGGGCCTTCTTGACTCAGAAGCTACATGGATGCTAgaggaagatatcaaaaagcaGGGTGGTGATTTGCAGAAGTTGGTCTCTAAGAGTACATGA